From a region of the Fusobacterium sp. FSA-380-WT-3A genome:
- a CDS encoding M20 family metallopeptidase, producing the protein MTEIVKISNEYFEEINTLRKYFHENPELSNKEFNTTKIITEKLLEYGLEIENIGLKTGVSAILKGKYPGKTVIIREDIDALPMQENTGLDYSSKINGVCHSCGHDLHIATSLLCAKVLKNFKDELHGNIRFLFQPAEETAEGAREMIKCGVMNLSPKADCIIGVHTSPDIPVGMVGIKKGPANASCDTFKIKVFGTGGHGAHPYRCVDPIVIASYLVTQLQTIVSRETQAVYPAVITIGMIHGGTAPNIIPSEVELQGNIRTFNEKEREKILNSVERISKGVAESMRGHAEVEIMRGIPVLLNDNEIADILIKAVSKSLGKDKIFNIELPSPGSDDFACFLEFCPGMQFRIGTANDDPNSRCGLHSPKNIFDSRGFLAGAIAMSQYVIEYLNNK; encoded by the coding sequence ATGACAGAAATAGTTAAAATTTCAAATGAATATTTTGAAGAAATAAATACTCTAAGAAAATATTTTCATGAAAATCCAGAATTAAGTAATAAAGAATTTAATACAACTAAAATTATTACTGAAAAATTATTAGAATACGGATTAGAAATAGAAAATATTGGTTTAAAAACAGGAGTAAGTGCTATTTTAAAAGGAAAGTATCCTGGTAAAACTGTAATTATCAGAGAAGATATAGATGCTCTTCCTATGCAGGAAAATACAGGATTAGATTATTCATCAAAAATAAATGGAGTATGTCATTCATGTGGACATGATTTACATATAGCCACTTCACTTCTTTGTGCTAAAGTATTAAAGAATTTTAAAGATGAATTACATGGAAATATAAGATTTTTATTTCAACCAGCTGAAGAAACAGCTGAAGGAGCAAGAGAGATGATTAAGTGTGGAGTTATGAATCTATCTCCAAAAGCAGATTGTATTATAGGAGTGCATACTTCACCTGATATTCCTGTTGGAATGGTAGGTATAAAAAAAGGACCTGCCAATGCTTCTTGTGATACTTTTAAAATAAAAGTTTTTGGAACTGGAGGACATGGAGCACATCCTTACAGATGTGTTGACCCTATAGTTATTGCTTCATATTTAGTAACTCAATTACAAACTATAGTTTCTAGAGAAACTCAAGCTGTATATCCTGCAGTAATAACAATTGGAATGATTCATGGAGGTACTGCTCCTAATATAATTCCATCAGAAGTTGAACTTCAAGGAAATATTCGTACTTTTAATGAAAAAGAAAGAGAAAAAATCTTAAATTCTGTTGAAAGAATTTCAAAAGGAGTTGCTGAAAGTATGAGAGGACATGCTGAAGTAGAAATAATGAGAGGAATTCCAGTTTTATTAAATGATAATGAAATTGCAGATATTTTAATAAAAGCCGTTTCTAAATCTCTTGGAAAAGATAAAATATTTAATATTGAACTTCCTTCTCCTGGGTCTGATGATTTTGCTTGTTTCCTAGAATTTTGTCCAGGAATGCAATTTAGAATAGGAACTGCTAATGATGACCCAAATTCAAGATGTGGATTACATAGTCCAAAAAATATTTTTGATAGTAGAGGATTTTTAGCTGGTGCTATAGCTATGTCACAATATGTAATAGAATATTTAAACAACAAATAA
- a CDS encoding YfcC family protein, translating to MKEQKKFHFPGTCALLFMIIIVATILTWVIPAGKFDTEKVGNITRVIPGTFHFIERTPQGIWAVFNAVVIGFFKASKLMTMIMFVGAAIYLLEKTKTIELAFTKLTKNRSINDSFIVFSIMLFMTIGGAAGVFANPTVALIPIGILLTTAMGLDKASGFLMVYLGAYSGFNVGWANSSTLAVAHPIAELPIFSGFNVRVIIHIINFIFNFIFVMWYIKSIRKNPKNSLNYEEGMKTEDYMGIHIDDNQEKEEFTWKHAISLVATLVAIAIILIGATKYGWSNDHFSTVFFMLSLFIGLVHGLGLNGTIQMFLKGCASMINAAFIVGFANGISIILADGNILNTIVYGLSIPMEKMGTVIGANFMFIANLIINLFIPSGSGQAAAVMPIMVPVADLAGITRQVAVQAFQFGDGFSNCIYPTAGTLMGSLGIAGVAWNRYAKKFLPLIIVQIIFSFVCLTILQSIGWTGL from the coding sequence ATGAAAGAACAAAAAAAATTTCATTTTCCAGGTACATGTGCCTTATTATTTATGATAATTATTGTAGCCACAATTTTAACTTGGGTTATTCCTGCTGGAAAATTTGATACAGAAAAAGTTGGAAATATCACAAGAGTTATTCCAGGAACATTTCATTTTATAGAAAGAACTCCTCAAGGAATTTGGGCAGTTTTTAATGCTGTTGTTATTGGATTTTTTAAAGCTTCTAAATTAATGACTATGATAATGTTTGTAGGGGCTGCTATATATCTATTAGAAAAAACAAAAACAATAGAATTAGCTTTTACTAAATTGACTAAGAATAGAAGTATTAATGACTCATTTATTGTATTTTCTATTATGTTATTTATGACAATTGGTGGAGCAGCTGGAGTTTTTGCAAATCCAACAGTTGCTCTTATTCCTATTGGAATTTTATTGACAACTGCTATGGGATTAGATAAAGCTTCTGGATTTTTAATGGTTTATTTAGGAGCATATTCTGGATTTAATGTTGGTTGGGCAAATTCTTCAACATTAGCTGTAGCTCATCCTATTGCTGAATTACCTATTTTCTCTGGATTTAATGTAAGAGTTATCATACATATTATAAACTTTATATTTAATTTCATATTTGTTATGTGGTACATAAAATCTATTAGAAAAAATCCTAAAAATAGTTTAAATTATGAAGAAGGAATGAAAACAGAAGATTATATGGGAATACATATTGACGATAATCAAGAAAAAGAAGAATTTACATGGAAACACGCAATTTCTTTAGTAGCTACTTTAGTAGCAATTGCTATTATATTAATTGGAGCAACTAAATATGGGTGGAGTAATGACCATTTTTCTACTGTATTCTTTATGTTATCTCTATTTATAGGTTTAGTACATGGATTAGGGTTAAATGGTACTATTCAAATGTTCTTAAAAGGTTGTGCTAGTATGATTAATGCTGCTTTTATAGTTGGATTTGCAAATGGAATTTCTATTATATTAGCAGACGGAAATATACTAAATACTATTGTTTATGGATTATCAATTCCTATGGAAAAAATGGGAACTGTAATAGGAGCTAATTTTATGTTTATAGCAAATCTTATTATTAACTTATTTATTCCTTCTGGTTCTGGACAAGCAGCAGCAGTTATGCCTATAATGGTTCCAGTAGCTGACTTAGCTGGGATAACAAGACAAGTAGCCGTTCAAGCATTCCAATTTGGTGATGGTTTCTCTAACTGTATTTATCCAACTGCTGGAACATTAATGGGTTCTCTAGGAATAGCTGGAGTCGCTTGGAATAGATATGCAAAAAAATTCTTACCTCTTATAATAGTTCAAATCATATTCTCTTTTGTATGTTTGACAATTCTTCAATCAATTGGTTGGACTGGTTTATAA
- a CDS encoding MBL fold metallo-hydrolase: MLKIQTLLENENSRNHSLLSEHGLSFFITIDDKKLLFDCSGGDKFIKNAEKLGINLNEVDTVILSHSHYDHCCGFLDLIKHFKILKLITGHNFFNTKYSFDGVKYTYLGCGFDKKLLEKNTIEHIECGDILKLHNNIFLIGNFNRKFDFEKSPDRFVIETNEKFRKDDFGDEICLVINTEKGLIVITGCSHPGILNILTTIQQRLNKNIYAVFGGTHLVEADEIRCLKTIEEMEKLKINIVGFSHCSGELILNLIKENKNFVSCRLNTGDMIKI; the protein is encoded by the coding sequence ATGTTAAAAATACAAACTCTTTTGGAAAATGAGAATTCAAGAAATCATTCTCTCCTATCAGAACATGGACTTTCTTTTTTTATAACTATTGATGATAAAAAGCTTTTATTTGACTGTAGTGGGGGAGATAAATTTATAAAAAATGCTGAAAAATTAGGTATTAATTTAAATGAAGTAGATACAGTTATATTAAGCCATTCGCATTATGACCATTGTTGTGGATTTCTTGATTTGATAAAACATTTTAAAATTTTAAAACTTATAACAGGACATAATTTTTTCAATACTAAATATTCTTTTGATGGGGTAAAATACACATATTTAGGTTGTGGTTTTGATAAAAAATTGTTAGAAAAAAATACTATTGAACATATAGAGTGTGGGGATATTTTAAAGCTTCATAATAATATATTTTTAATTGGAAATTTTAACAGAAAATTTGATTTTGAAAAAAGTCCTGACAGATTTGTTATAGAGACAAATGAAAAATTTAGAAAAGATGATTTTGGAGATGAAATTTGCTTAGTAATAAATACAGAAAAAGGTCTAATTGTAATTACAGGTTGTTCACATCCTGGTATTTTAAACATACTTACTACTATACAACAAAGATTAAATAAAAATATATATGCTGTTTTTGGAGGTACTCATTTAGTTGAAGCTGATGAAATCCGTTGTTTAAAAACTATAGAAGAAATGGAAAAATTAAAAATAAATATTGTTGGATTTTCTCACTGTTCTGGAGAATTAATTTTAAATTTAATAAAAGAAAATAAAAATTTTGTAAGTTGTAGGTTAAATACTGGTGATATGATAAAAATTTAA
- a CDS encoding carbon-nitrogen hydrolase family protein produces the protein MKDLKEKCKIAVVQGTPVLFNKEKCIEKIINFIKESSKKNTELIVFPELFVPGYPYGMTFGFTVGSRKEFGRKDWKKYYDNSIVIPGPETDKIAKTAKKFNMYVSVGVSERDLETATLYNSNIIFSPNGEILSVHRKLKPTGSERVVWGDANKNYFPVCNTPWGNIGNLICWESYMPLARVALYEKGVTIYISPNTNDNEEWQHTIKHIAIEGHCYFINSNMFFKKEDYPKDLLSKEEIDKLDDIVCRGGSCIVDPYGHYETEPIWDKEEIIYAELDMEKVPMSRMEFDACGHYSRPDVLQLKIDDK, from the coding sequence ATGAAAGATTTAAAAGAAAAATGTAAAATTGCTGTTGTTCAAGGGACTCCAGTATTATTTAACAAAGAAAAATGTATAGAAAAAATTATTAATTTCATTAAAGAAAGTTCTAAAAAAAATACTGAACTTATTGTTTTTCCTGAACTTTTTGTACCAGGGTATCCTTACGGGATGACTTTTGGTTTTACTGTTGGTAGTAGAAAAGAATTTGGAAGAAAAGATTGGAAGAAATATTATGATAATTCTATAGTTATTCCTGGTCCTGAAACTGATAAAATTGCTAAAACAGCAAAAAAATTTAATATGTATGTAAGTGTTGGGGTATCAGAAAGAGATTTAGAAACAGCAACACTTTATAATAGTAATATTATTTTTTCTCCAAATGGAGAAATTTTATCTGTACATAGAAAATTAAAACCAACAGGTAGTGAGAGAGTAGTTTGGGGAGATGCAAATAAAAATTATTTCCCTGTATGTAATACTCCTTGGGGGAATATAGGAAATTTAATTTGTTGGGAAAGTTATATGCCTTTAGCAAGGGTAGCTTTATATGAAAAAGGTGTGACTATATATATTTCTCCTAATACAAATGATAATGAAGAGTGGCAACATACTATAAAACATATTGCTATTGAAGGACATTGTTATTTTATAAATTCAAATATGTTTTTTAAAAAAGAAGATTATCCTAAAGATTTACTTTCAAAAGAAGAAATTGATAAATTAGATGATATAGTTTGTAGAGGAGGAAGTTGTATTGTAGACCCCTATGGACATTATGAAACAGAACCTATTTGGGACAAAGAAGAAATAATCTATGCTGAATTAGATATGGAAAAAGTTCCTATGAGTAGAATGGAGTTTGATGCTTGTGGACATTATTCAAGACCAGATGTTTTACAATTAAAAATTGATGATAAATAA